In Citrus sinensis cultivar Valencia sweet orange chromosome 3, DVS_A1.0, whole genome shotgun sequence, the sequence TTCCATTTCCAATTACTTAACATTCATAGgcacttaaaaaaaaggtgggAGCTAAAAAAAGGTTTAAACACCATGGACTCAAAACCCTACTTGAAATGTTGATTGATCCAAGACTTGCAAGTCTCAATAATTCGCATAAAACTTTTtgatacattaattttttatacgattttaatttacttgttttaccatctatttataagttttgtgTTTCgtttacttaatttatattttatttgacacttattattgatttacaagttgtatgttatatttgtaaatttttgttttgttaccATTGATACACCATTTACTActcttatgttaatttacttatttgtcTTCTATTTGTGagtattatgttttatttacataatttatattttattttacacttgatgttcatttataagttttatgttaaatttacatgtcttatgttttatttatataatttatgtttgaATACAGTATTGTTGCTGTGATGTTGATCACTCAGCATAGAATGACTCGTAAAAAGATCCGTTCAATTAATAAGATCATTAAGAAGAATAAAAGAGATTTAACTTTGCAGTATCTTCACATTATTCTATAGTTATacaattattcaaatattattaaaatgtattTGTTAATGTTATATAGAAAGATAAAACCTAATTTGTTAAAGAATTCGCCATGTCAGATTAGTTAACATTTGTAGGCACTTAAAAAAGAGTGGGAGATAGAAAAAGGTTTAAATACCATGGACGGCAAAATCCTACTTAAAATGTTGATTGACCCAAAACTTTCAAGTCCCAATAATTCGTATAAAACTTTTtgatacattaatttttttatataattttaaccaATCTCAAATCTGTCAAGGATTTGGATTATAAAGGTAGATTGCCTTTTTTCACCTaggaatatttttatatattaccCCTTTCACTACCAAAAAGTAATATTAGTCTAACCATTGATTTCATTATAGGTCTATCAGACCATGATGttgagatttttcttctttaaaataatgtaGGGATAATTATTAGAAGGTGAAGACCAATAACAATTAGCTATATATCATCATTCGTTTTCAATTATTGTCATAGGTAATCTCCCTATGGGGGACTACTTATGCGCAACCCCTTCAATTTCgagtaaataaatttagccATGCAATAGAGTTGCTTCTCTCTTAGGGAAAACTGTTGCTAATAACTTAATACTAAACTTTTGTTAATAGGTTAATACTAACTAACCTTTCAAACGAATAATAATAACTCAATacctaacttttttttttaattttttgaagtttattaaagaattttgggctttatttcaaataagattttattaaatcatttagAAAGAGTAgattaattaagatataaaaaatgaccaaaaaCCCCTATTATTTGAAGTTGATGACAttaaggtggcgtttgttttttaacttaatgatttaaagtgacttaacttaattaattaagttaattagatgTGTTTATtcttataacttaatgagactttttagataattttgacttaataaaataagccatttttttggctttttacttaatggagaaatctcaattaagtcaattacttgttaatgtaaaaaatatcccagctttataatttatttttcatgtctattccaaaactcacccatagacatttaccccacataaaaatatccttgttttttctttcttacattatatacgataaaatttaaaatttatgatattttatatattaaaattctaaaataataatgtattcacttgaatatagttttacttataaattttaaaatattgtggtatttaatatattatttatttgacattcaaatttaacaaggatacaaatgtaaaaatacatattttcagctttttaagttgaaaaaaacaaacaacttaatacttatttttcaagacttagacaaaaaaacaaacatattatttagattcagacattcagatctattcaaaattcagactaattcaggtttattcagatttcaaacaaaaaaacaaacgccacctaagaGAAGATTCAAAGAGTTTTAAATATATGGGgaaacaacaattaattttgtaaaacaagAAGGGagctttttcacttttccctaaaactatatatatatatatatatatatataagtatagAGAAagaattagattttttttaataaagaatttctatcatatatatacacacacacatataatacaaagtcaaaaaagaaaaagaatttcgACCATTCTTCTTTTGTAGTGTTTTTAGTCTATTTGACTTGATGGGCACATCatctttttgcttttatttgtatGGTTCACTCATTAATAATGTTGAAGGAAAgaatcaaattaaagaaagcacTGTTCaagtttaagaaaataatctcCAATCAATGAAACAATCAATCTCCATAAATCTCTAAGACTATGATTCTAGATAATTCTAGAATCACAAGATTTGttacttaaaattattttaatctagTTTCCTTATTTATTCTCTTGTAAGTTGTAAGTTGTAAGTTGTAATGCTATCCTTGTACTATCAGTTTAAAGTTAaatgcatattttcttttcgtgcactctaacaaataaaaagaaagaagaagaaagccccggccgggggggggggggcgggggGGGGGATTGCGGAAAAACACAGAAACTTAAGATTGCTAGGATGGAATGATTCCAAATATTTTCCCATTATCAATGCTCTAATCAAACCCATCTCACTGATTAATGCTCTTTcgacacccaaaaaaaaaaaggaaagaaatgtAGATCCAGACCCATATGAAATTAATGTGAAAGACAAAAGTCTACAACAAGATCCAACAATAGATTTGAGCAGGAAATTAAGCATAATGTTCCTCAGCTACTGAATCGAAATAATTTGATCCTTGGCAATTTGCTAACGGACCCCATATTAACCAACttgttcaaaatttaattggagaatattattttaagtgtATGTTTGGTAAGAGTACATTCCTGCAATGGGAGATGATTGCTTTGTTTGGTTACAcacatatttgttttaatttggtaGAAGAGCgtctaaaatgtaaaattaatttgtttcaatttaaaaaaaaaatagaaaaaagtcATCCAGTTATCCAACTACAAATAAATGGCCACAAAGCCTGCCAAGTATAATTCCAGTTTACAAGAAATTGCAtgcattgaaaaataaattgacatattaaaatgaatttctcAAAGAGGCTGCTAGGCTTTGATTTTATTCAATCGCCTGTGTGCATTTTTCTGTTGAAAATTCCAAAAGTAAGGAAGGGAAAAGGAAACCAGaagagaaaaaacaaaaacatcacTAACGTTCGTACAATTGGATATTGTTTAGAATCATTCTGCATTATCAACAGTGATGATTGTGCTTGTAATTATTGAGATTATTCTATCAAGAAATTGTTATAGTTACAAGACGTTCCCAAACAAATCATTTACAATACAATACGTGGCTATGATTTTGCTATGAAAAGCTTTAGTGTTTGGAcatttaaaatgtttaattgTAACCAAGCTGTGAGATGATCATTCTGTATACcatatataatatgaaataaaaaccttGAGGGTCAACAAACTCATCAATAATATAACTGTACATATGTATATAAACGCCTAATCCTCCACCTGTAAGAGTCAAAATCAAACCGTCTAATAATAACACTAGGAGTAATTTCATTTCATGAATGAATTATGAACAGCTTTGGATCAGTGGAAGGCAACAAAATCCCGCAAAATGATTACgttttatttaacttaaacATTAATCACCATTAACATGAACAAGAGTGATCTTGAGagacttttcaatttacttAGGTTATTATTGAAGTATAGAGATGGATCCATTGAACCAAGttgaattaatttgttaatgtcCACTAAGGTTGTTAATTAGCTGAGAATAGTTTTTGGACTAAGAATATAAGTTTAGATGATCCTCAAATCAtcagcaatttttttttttttttggggggaggGAGGTGAGGATTAACCATAGGTGTttatataatatcaaaatcaaatttcgtGAGCGACGACTTATTTGTGATAGGGCTGTTTAGAAGAATATGTCACATCAATtatgattttgtaaataagaTTACAAACTAGAGGCAATCGTTAACTTATGACCTAATTTATGAGTCATCTAAGTTCAACACATGAGTTTTTCTACTGTAGAAAAACTCAGCAAATATTTATGTACatggttttcatttttctttaaattaacaagaaacatgtatataaatttcaaaactataattaaaatataaatttcaataccATAATTAAAGTCATTTTtcacttaatttcaattttcaaataaggTGGTTAATTTCCtattaacataattaaagGTTTGGTGAAGAGTATATTACGCAATTAATTTGTACTTATGTGAATGAGATATTAATTTGTTCGGGAAATTTACactaataaccaaaaaaactttgctttttttcatcttaaccccccaaaaatatttctatcaacattagccattaAACAACATTTGAGTCCAAAATACCCCTCCCTCATCTCTTCCCCAACACTCCCTTTCtctcatctctcccaaaccgaTCCAACTCCCATCATCGGCGGCGACATCAACCCCGTCGGCGGCGGCTCCATCTCTCACCGGCATCCGATCTACGATCCAcaaccttcaacaaaacctaggttagtcatttttcttattttcattaatttaaaatgagattttagaataataatagttatagctTGAGATTGATAATGGTGGTGATGATGTTTGTGGTGGTTGGTGGTGTTTGGGAGTactgtttttgattttggagtGATTGCGCTTAATTTTGGGGGTGGGGAGGGAGGGGGGCAGGGCGCGCGCCGGCGCCCATCGCTGGGCAGCAGCGCGCGCCCATGCGCGGCCTGCGGTCGCACCAAATCTGGTGCGACAGCAAGCCTCACGCACCAGCGTTGGTGCGATAGGCgcgcgcctgtcgcaccaattttttggtgcgacagggcCTGTCGCACGAGTTTTTTGGAGCGACAGGCTTGCCTGTCGCACTAgatttggtgcgacaggcgctTGTCGCACCaaaaaattagagtttttttttttacgagttaattttttatttctgtaaatataatgtaataattttataaatattacagatacatggcgaaatcagaatcaccGGATATTGAAGTAGGCAAGATGTATTTTCGTTATGCTGATCACTTTCCTGGTCGAATTTCGAGCATGTGTATGTTATCTTCGGTCGTAAAAGCTATcgaggaaaaattaacaaaccgGCAGTTGAGTAtgttcaaaaagaatatatttgggcatttctTGGAGTGTCGAAGTTTTCCATTTAGTGGGGTAATTTTGCATAATCTTTTACTGCGTCAAGTGGCCCATGAAGAAGATAGCCGTGAGGATcagttatggtttcaaattggtAAGCATTTGATTCGCTTGTCAATTGTCGAATGGTGCTTGGTTACTGGACTTTCATTTGGTGTTGAtaccaatgaaaaaaatgatgaaatggagcaGAGGCTACGGAATACGTATTTTGGTGGTGTGCATCGTAAGATTAATGTGAAGCAATTTGATGCCGTATTTAAGGAGTTGAATTTCGAGGAAATAGACGATATGGACGCATTAAAGATTGcgatgttttattttgcggaCAGAGtactaaatgcaagaaaaaatcactgtcaaattaatttcgatTGGCTTGACCAAGTTGATGATATTCAGTACTTCCGAAAGCGTCCATGGGGTCTATTGTCGTGGGAAATGATTTATGAGAGTCTTGACAATGCAATGTTCGAAAAAGAcgagaaatttaagaagaCTCGGTTGAAAAATCCAGatcataatattgaaaaatacaatctttaCGGATTTACGTCTGGGGTGCAGGtgcttttttttgtttattaataagttttatagtattaaatatttgatagttgttttatttgatttttcactttggttGTTGTAGGCTTGGATTTATGAAGCAATCGGAGGGTTACCATCAACATGGGTCGTCAAAACGAAGAGTAAGATTCCCCGCATTCTGCAATGGAAGCCTATGGCGTCTTCGAGAATCAACTTTGCGGAGGTTTATTCGTTCTTCAACGACGAATCTCGTCTTGTAAGTAATatgtattacttatttttttaactttactaaatttaagttgGGTTTACttacttaaatttttcaattaaatttatggcAGACGGACGTTTTACAAACTCTTGAGCCAAATTCAAAGGAGAGTAGCAGAAAATATTGGCTCTCTATGAAGGATTACTTGCCAAGCATTCCAGACTGGGTTCATAAGGTCGGTATACTGTAAgtacaaaaattttttttatcgaaatttttgacttttcatttagtaattttaaatgatacttTATACAGCACCAACCCTCAATCAACGCGATGCCGTCGGTTACAAGACAATCGGACGAGCATGACGATCATGACGACATACCAAACCCAATACCAGAGCAGCGTCATGACACTTTTGAGCAGCGTCATGACGCTTTTGAGCAGCGTCATGACGCTTTTGAGCAGCGTCATGACGCTTTTGAGGATGAGGTGGCTGTTGATGACCAGCAGCAAACAGACAACTCTGATGACGCACGGGATTCTgaggttataaataatatacgatatttttcactttggttgttattatttttttattgttattctaaagttttatttttttcttttgtattagTCGAGGACAAAGCAGTTTAATGATTACGTACGACGACGGCTGGATAAGATTGATCGTAACGTGTATGAAATAAAGtcagaattaaaagattttaaagaaaccGTTGTTGGCTTCATCGACACATTTTCTAAACGTCCAAATAAGGATTCTCCCACTGCACGCTCGTATGCGGTAAgctaatttatattaaataattatgttcgtttaacttttaatttgataattatttaatatgttcTTTTTGGCGATTGTACAGGCCCCGGATGACTATGGAGTGTATACTGACGTGGGCAATGAAAATTTGTCTACGCCCACGTCATTGGTTAGTTTCTACGGGGATGTTAGTGGGGAGAGCGTGCAGGTGTTCACAGAGGTGCCTCCGGGCGTTAGTAAGTTCGGCCGCGCGTACATACCGTCGTATGTTTATAACAGTCCTTACATGATTCCTCCGGTCAGGCGAGGACAGAACGTCCGGAGGTTACCTCGACCCCAAATCATGGAGCATGCGATTGACATGAGTACGAGTGTGGATGTAAATCCGCTGAGAGGATTGGAGGACTCTAGTTGGTTTGCTGAGTTTGATCGATGGTTCACTGGTGATATCAGAGTCCGCCGGAACGTCCAGCACCCGCGgtcattctttcaaataattttggggACAGCTTCGATGGGATGGCTAGGCGATgaggtatttatattttcctcgTGGTGTATACTGTTGTGTATttgtgtataattttttttttaaatcgtAATATTTCTGTTTCTCTACAGCATATTCACGAGTATCTCCGCTTGATTAGCGGGAAACAACGGCAGTATCCAAATGCCTTACTCCAACGTGTCACACATACGgacacatttttttgggtaacgtGCCGACAAAACTTACAAAtactatttaatttctttaattattgcctttaagtttaattaatttatgcattTCTTGGTTATCTATGTACTAGGTGTTCTTGAATCAGTTATGGAATAACGGGAATTGTGCAGTCGATTCAATGGTATTCGACGACCGCTTGAATAGTTATCTGTGTGGGCGACAGCACACAATGTCAAAATCAATGACGGATGTCGATatggtatgtattttattacatttcacATGTtctataatgaaaatattcgaggagttgttttttctttgttgtatttcaatttcatatataacgaacatgtttttaaatttttatatgcagTTACTCATCCCTGTTAACTTGGACGGCGCGCATTAGGTACTAGCACGAGTTGACTTTCGGAAAAATAAAGTCTGGATTTATGACTCATTACTCACATTTCGCGACGACAAAAGGTACAAGTTGAAATTCAagccacttgaagttatattccCTCGCTGGTTGGAATATGTTGGCTTCTACAATATACGACCTGAGTTGCGGAGTGAAGACCCGTGGAAAGTTATCGCAGTTAAGAGCGCGCCACAACAAGAGCCTGGAACTGGCGATTGCGGTGTTTTTGTATTGATGGTTAcgatgtatttaatgttcgGGCTTAGGTTGGAGTTTAACGCTAGTCATGTCGAGTACtttagaaagaagattgcggttgatatatttaatgacgaTATTATATTGTAAACCTATGTAGTAATTTCAATGttgaaatttacattttttttaatttccgcacttaattttatataattttaatgcctcacattttgaactttaaaataaaataaagttttatgaataataacaattttaaccaacaaaatacaaaaaacaataacagtTTTAACCAATGtaacacaaaaacaataatagttTTAACCAACGAATAACACACAAAATACAACTAACTTCGAGTCGACGCAATAGGATTCTTACATCGCTTACGATTATGGCCAAGTTCATGACACCGGCCGCATCTTACAGTTCGTCGGTCAACGTCCTCGCCAGCCGAGGGTATTCTGCGCTCTTTACGACGTCCAGGTGGCGGTGCCTCAACTGGTGGGTATACCTGCAGCTCCTGAATTTCATCTGGAACTTCCCAATCAGCCACATCACCAACTGGCTCCACTGGTTGTGCATAAGCCATCGCCAACGATTCTGTAGTGTAAAAGTCCGAGCAAAggttaataaaatccacacgGTGTGTTAGACACGCCGCAATTGCATGAGCACACACAAGCTGATCAAGCTGAAACACTCTGCAGGAGCAAGTTCTCTTTTGCAAGTCAACCAACCCTTCCTTAAGCCCACCGCCTATAACTTGAAAGCGATGCGGAGACACCGGCCGAACTATCATTCTTTCAGCTATAGTTCTCCTCTCAGTGACTATTTCATCCGCCCATGTTGTTAGCCGAGTAGTCATGGATTCAGCcacaatttttctatcataaaaccattgctGCAATGTTTTCCTGaagtgatcaacaagatgagtaaCAGGAAATTTTCGAGGTTCCCTCATGAAAGCATTAACACTCTCCGCGATGTTGGTGGTAAGAATGCTGTACCTCCTACCTTCAAACTGAGACCTTGCCCAATTACACGTACCGACATTATTTTCTAGGTAATCAGCCGCACCCGAGTGGATCATCCACAACCCTTCAAGTTGTCTCTTAAATTCCTCGTGGCCATATGCTTTTGCTGCATTAATAAAGGCAGGCTCAAATTCATCCCAAAGAGCTTTGGACATTCTAAATTGTGACTTAATGTTACCTTTGACGtggtaaaaacaaacgccatgaGTTGCATTGTGAAATACTTTAAGAACGGCTCTCCTTATGGCAGTGCATCGATCAGAGATAATTACCAACTCAGGTCTATCACCAATCACTCCATGTAACTTCATCATAAACCATTCCCAAGcatcattattttctgaatCCATGATCCCAATGGCTAACGGATACAATTGATTGTTACCATCAAGACATGTTGCCACGAACATGCTTCCACGATATAATCCCTTCAGATGAGTACCATCTACAGCAATGACAGGCCGAATGTACTGCATAAACCCCTTGATGGAAGATCCGAGTGCTACAAAATAGTACAAGAAATTACCATCTCCATCCTGCTCGAGGTGAGTGACTGTACCCTCATTCGCTGTAGTTAGTACGTGAGAGTATTTAGGGAGCAAGTTGTATGACTCTGCAGGGTTGCCGCGTACTATTTCAAGACCAACTTCTCTCGCCCTATATGCCTGCTGGTATGTTAACTGAACACCGTATTCCTGTTGCATATCTGCTCTTATGTCATTGGGAGTATAAATCCTCTtatcttgaatatatttttctgcgATAATATGACCGACAACCCGGCTCCTTAGTTGATGACGTCCATCAACCAATACCTCATTATGACAAGTGTGTACATTATCAATTCTCTTCACCACCCAAGGAACATGTTGCTCGTTCGAACTTCTAGTTGCTCGAATACGCCATTTACATGATTCTGAACAACAGTGAGCCTCGAAACGTGTCGTAGTAGACcgtgcaatcttgaaatcaaacttatctCTAAAGGCCACCTTGCGTAGTTGTAATATAAGCTCATTCTTCTCAGCAAATAGCTTACCCACGCTGATATCATCTGAGTCACAACTGCTAACAAAGCTTGGAGCAACCATGTTCGAAGGTAAAGTTAGAGCAAGACTTGTAAGGGGGTCAATTCTCCTTCTCGATCGAACCATAGAAGGAATAGGTCTATTGCCTCTGTTATTCATAGGAGTATTGTCTTCACACTCATCCTCATCCTGAAACG encodes:
- the LOC112496751 gene encoding uncharacterized protein LOC112496751, with the translated sequence MFKKNIFGHFLECRSFPFSGVILHNLLLRQVAHEEDSREDQLWFQIGKHLIRLSIVEWCLVTGLSFGVDTNEKNDEMEQRLRNTYFGGVHRKINVKQFDAVFKELNFEEIDDMDALKIAMFYFADRVLNARKNHCQINFDWLDQVDDIQYFRKRPWGLLSWEMIYESLDNAMFEKDEKFKKTRLKNPDHNIEKYNLYGFTSGVQAWIYEAIGGLPSTWVVKTKSKIPRILQWKPMASSRINFAEVYSFFNDESRLTDVLQTLEPNSKESSRKYWLSMKDYLPSIPDWVHKHQPSINAMPSVTRQSDEHDDHDDIPNPIPEQRHDTFEQRHDAFEQRHDAFEQRHDAFEDEVAVDDQQQTDNSDDARDSESRTKQFNDYVRRRLDKIDRNVYEIKSELKDFKETVVGFIDTFSKRPNKDSPTARSYAAPDDYGVYTDVGNENLSTPTSLVSFYGDVSGESVQVFTEVPPGVSKFGRAYIPSYVYNSPYMIPPVRRGQNVRRLPRPQIMEHAIDMSTSVDVNPLRGLEDSSWFAEFDRWFTGDIRVRRNVQHPRSFFQIILGTASMGWLGDEHIHEYLRLISGKQRQYPNALLQRVTHTDTFFWVFLNQLWNNGNCAVDSMVFDDRLNSYLCGRQHTMSKSMTDVDMVCILLHFTCSIMKIFEEYKLKFKPLEVIFPRWLEYVGFYNIRPELRSEDPWKVIAVKSAPQQEPGTGDCGVFVLMVTMYLMFGLRLEFNASHVEYFRKKIAVDIFNDDIIL